Proteins encoded by one window of Pseudochaenichthys georgianus chromosome 9, fPseGeo1.2, whole genome shotgun sequence:
- the alkbh2 gene encoding DNA oxidative demethylase ALKBH2 yields the protein MVFINSVSLTILKQRTPPRQQVTAMETFVKKRSFISEARSPQKKIKLESDEGVEQDEEDEEFSHPVPWQNIEAEGLDCDYALLFSKEEADNLFKQLEEEVVYSTGEEAKVQVFGKVYDIPRKQATYGDAGLTYTYSRVTRLANSWTPTLKYIRDAVTKTTGQAFNFVLVNRYKDGQDHMGEHRDDEKELDPLCPIASVSLGAPRDFIFRHRDARGKRSLRQIEPVKLELAHGSLLLMNSPTNTFWYHSLPVRKKSSLPRINLTFRRIVVDRKK from the exons ATGGTTTTCATCAATTCTGT GTCCTTAACAATCCTTAAACAGAGAACCCCGCCCAGACAACAGGTGACTGCAATGGAAACGTTTGTGAAAAAACGCTCCTTCATTAGTGAAGCCAGAAGTCCACAGAAGAAGATCAAACTGGAGAGTGATGAGGGGGTGGAGCAGgatgaggaagatgaggagTTTTCTCATCCTGTTCCCTGGCAGAACATAGAGGCGGAAGGACTAGACTGTGATTATGCTCTGCTGTTCTCCAAAGAAGAAGCAGACAACCTCTTTAAAcagctggaggaggaggtggtgtaCTCAACAG GGGAAGAAGCTAAGGTCCAGGTGTTTGGAAAGGTGTACGATATACCAAGAAAGCAAGCCACCTATGGAGATGCAGGTCTCAcctacacttattcaagagttACACGTTTAGCCAACTCTTGGACTCCAACCTTGAAATATATACGGGATGCTGTCACTAAAACAACTGGACAAGCGTTCAATTTCGTCTTGGTCAACAG GTACAAAGATGGCCAGGATCACATGGGCGAGCATCGTGATGATGAGAAGGAGCTGGACCCCCTCTGTCCCATCGCCTCCGTCTCTCTGGGAGCGCCACGAGACTTTATCTTCCGGCACAGAGATGCTCGGGGGAAACGAAGCCTCAGGCAGATTGAACCCGTGAAGCTGGAGCTCGCTCACGGGAGCCTACTCCTCATGAACTCCCCGACCAACACTTTCTGGTACCACAGCCTGCCTGTCCGCAAGAAGAGTTCCCTGCCTCGCATCAACCTGACATTTAGACGcatcgtagttgacagaaagaAATGA
- the usp30 gene encoding ubiquitin carboxyl-terminal hydrolase 30 isoform X2, giving the protein MIKNWGIIGGVAAAVAAGVYVLWGPITDRRKRKRGMVPGLLNLGNTCFLNSLLQGLAACPSFIRWLETVIGLPPTQSCKDNQLSTTLLQLLNGLSRDEPGEEDILDAGCLLDVLRLYRWHISSFEEQDAHELFHVLTSSLDEERDRQPKIVPLFDMQSLESIPDQDEKTMTCRSRGPLHPIPSPWKSQNPFHGCLTSNMSCKRCEQQSPVRYDSFESLSLSIPLPQWGRPVSLDQCLQHFISSETIKEVDCENCTKLQQGTSVNGEVLGSQRTTFVKQLKLGKLPQCLCIHLQRLTWSNEGSPIKRPEHVQFTEYLSMGRYKHNAHTHRSQRIKCALNPKKAEGSDDSTEKLSANGTGAEHPDNNNKPFSNGTFSSVFLQSPGLNPQHGFTNDFSSTEYLFQLTAVLVHHGDMHSGHFVTYRRSPCSARPSSPFSSQWLWVSDDSVRKASLQEVLSSNAYMLFYERVRRLNLAPRSEE; this is encoded by the exons ATGATAAAGAACTGGGGTATCATCGGGGGGGTAGCTGCTGCGGTTGCAGCTGGAGTCTATGTGTTGTGGGGCCCAATTACAGATAgaaggaagagaaagagag GTATGGTTCCTGGTTTGTTGAACTTAGGCAACACCTGCTTCCTGAACTCTTTGCTTCAGGGTTTGGCAGCATGTCCGTCTTTCATCCGGTGGCTGGAGACGGTAATAGGATTGCCTCCAACCCAGTCCTGCAAAGACAATCAGCTGTCCACGACACTGCTCCAGCTACTCAATG GTCTGTCCAGAGACGAGCCGGGGGAGGAAGATATTCTCGATGCCGGGTGCCTCCTGGATGTTCTCCGACTGTACCGCTGGCACATCAGTTCCTTTGAAGAGCAG GATGCACATGAGCTCTTTCATGTTCTTACGTCTTCTCTGGATGAGGAGCGGGATCGGCAGCCGAAAATCGTTCCCTTGTTTGACATGCAGTCCCTCGAG AGCATTCCTGATCAAGATGAGAAAACTATGACCTGCAGAAGTCGAG GCCCTCTGCATCCGATACCAAGTCCTTGGAAGTCTCAGAATCCTTTTCATGGTTGTTTAACAAGCAATATGTCATGCAAGCGCTGCGAACAACAA AGTCCGGTGCGGTACGACTCATTTGAGAGCCTTTCCCTGTCCATCCCTTTACCTCAGTGG GGTCGACCTGTCTCTCTAGATCAGTGTCTTCAACATTTTATTTCTTCGGAAACCATCAAAGAAGTGGATTGTGAAAACTGCACCAAG CTTCAACAAGGGACCTCAGTAAATGGCGAAGTTCTTGGAAGCCAGAGGACAACATTTGTTAAACAGCTTAAACTGGGAAAG CTCCCCCAATGCCTCTGCATCCATTTACAAAGGCTGACGTGGTCCAACGAAGGCTCCCCCATCAAGAGACCGGAGCATGTGCAGTTTACAGAGTATCTCTCGATGGGCCGCTACAAACacaacgctcacacacacagaagtcAGCGGATCAAATGTGCTCTGAATCCCAAAAAGGCAGAAGGTTCAGATGATTCCACGGAAAAGCTCTCCGCTAACGGCACTG GAGCAGAGCATCCGGACAACAATAACAAACCTTTTTCCAACGGAACattttcctctgtgtttcttCAGTCTCCTGGCTTGAACCCACAGCACGGCTTCACAAATGACTTCAG TTCTACAGAGTACCTTTTCCAGCTCACGGCCGTGCTGGTGCACCACGGCGACATGCACTCGGGACACTTCGTGACGTACCGCCGCAGCCCCTGCTCGGCCCGCCCCTCCTCACCCTTCAGCTCCCAGTGGCTCTGGGTGTCCGACGACTCGGTTCGAAAAGCCAGCCTACAGGAGGTGCTGTCGTCCAACGCCTACATGCTCTTCTACGAGAGAGTCCGGAGGCTGAACCTCGCTCCGCGCTCGGAGGAGTAA
- the LOC117452794 gene encoding peroxisomal membrane protein 2-like has product MPVQSLPVRDASIHFRLLQQYLVLLKNYPILTKSVTSGILSALGNVLSQILEARKKIKSGAPVGEIDPAAAARYATFGFCITGPVSHIFYQLMEVWMPATDPLCIVKRLLLDRLIFAPGFLLIFYFVMNILEAKGWRDFESKMRGSYWTALKMNWKVWTPFQFVNINFVPVEFRVLFANMVALFWYAYLASVRK; this is encoded by the exons ATGCCTGTGCAGAGCCTGCCAGTCAGGGATGCGTCCATACATTTCCGTTTACTGCAGCAGTATCTGGTTCTTCTGAAGAATTACCCCATCCTTACTAAATCTGTGACGAG TGGCATCCTCTCAGCTTTAGGAAATGTTCTGTCTCAGATTTTGGAGGCAAGAAAAAAGATCAAGAGTGGAGCCCCGGTCGGTGAGATCGACCCGGCTGCAGCTGCACGATATGCAACCTTTGG GTTTTGTATCACAGGTCCGGTGAGCCATATCTTCTACCAGCTGATGGAGGTGTGGATGCCCGCAACAGACCCACTCTGCATAGTCAAACGTCTGCTACTGGATCGGCTTATTTTTGCCCCTGGCTTTCTGCTGATTTTCTACTTTGTTATGAACATCCTGGAG GCAAAAGGATGGAGAGACTTTGAAAGCAAGATGAGAGGAAGTTACTGGACTGCCTTGAAAATGAACTGGAAAGTGTGGACTCCCTTTCAGTTCGTCAATATCAACTTTGTGCCTGTCGAG TTCCGAGTGCTGTTTGCCAACATGGTCGCCTTATTTTGGTACGCCTACCTTGCATCTGTGAGGAAATAA
- the usp30 gene encoding ubiquitin carboxyl-terminal hydrolase 30 isoform X1, whose product MKQSTSASRYASSGTWPHKLEFRHESSRMLWCRPESSDKLVKEFLGSGQIVRNKMIKNWGIIGGVAAAVAAGVYVLWGPITDRRKRKRGMVPGLLNLGNTCFLNSLLQGLAACPSFIRWLETVIGLPPTQSCKDNQLSTTLLQLLNGLSRDEPGEEDILDAGCLLDVLRLYRWHISSFEEQDAHELFHVLTSSLDEERDRQPKIVPLFDMQSLESIPDQDEKTMTCRSRGPLHPIPSPWKSQNPFHGCLTSNMSCKRCEQQSPVRYDSFESLSLSIPLPQWGRPVSLDQCLQHFISSETIKEVDCENCTKLQQGTSVNGEVLGSQRTTFVKQLKLGKLPQCLCIHLQRLTWSNEGSPIKRPEHVQFTEYLSMGRYKHNAHTHRSQRIKCALNPKKAEGSDDSTEKLSANGTGAEHPDNNNKPFSNGTFSSVFLQSPGLNPQHGFTNDFSSTEYLFQLTAVLVHHGDMHSGHFVTYRRSPCSARPSSPFSSQWLWVSDDSVRKASLQEVLSSNAYMLFYERVRRLNLAPRSEE is encoded by the exons ATGAAACAATCCACCTCAGCATCTCGGTACGCTTCTTCAGGG ACATGGCCCCACAAACTGGAGTTCCGCCATGAAAGCAGCAGGATGTTGTGGTGCAGACCTGAAAGCTCTGATAAGCTTGTGAAGGAGTTTCTTGGCTCTGGACAAATCGTCAG AAACAAAATGATAAAGAACTGGGGTATCATCGGGGGGGTAGCTGCTGCGGTTGCAGCTGGAGTCTATGTGTTGTGGGGCCCAATTACAGATAgaaggaagagaaagagag GTATGGTTCCTGGTTTGTTGAACTTAGGCAACACCTGCTTCCTGAACTCTTTGCTTCAGGGTTTGGCAGCATGTCCGTCTTTCATCCGGTGGCTGGAGACGGTAATAGGATTGCCTCCAACCCAGTCCTGCAAAGACAATCAGCTGTCCACGACACTGCTCCAGCTACTCAATG GTCTGTCCAGAGACGAGCCGGGGGAGGAAGATATTCTCGATGCCGGGTGCCTCCTGGATGTTCTCCGACTGTACCGCTGGCACATCAGTTCCTTTGAAGAGCAG GATGCACATGAGCTCTTTCATGTTCTTACGTCTTCTCTGGATGAGGAGCGGGATCGGCAGCCGAAAATCGTTCCCTTGTTTGACATGCAGTCCCTCGAG AGCATTCCTGATCAAGATGAGAAAACTATGACCTGCAGAAGTCGAG GCCCTCTGCATCCGATACCAAGTCCTTGGAAGTCTCAGAATCCTTTTCATGGTTGTTTAACAAGCAATATGTCATGCAAGCGCTGCGAACAACAA AGTCCGGTGCGGTACGACTCATTTGAGAGCCTTTCCCTGTCCATCCCTTTACCTCAGTGG GGTCGACCTGTCTCTCTAGATCAGTGTCTTCAACATTTTATTTCTTCGGAAACCATCAAAGAAGTGGATTGTGAAAACTGCACCAAG CTTCAACAAGGGACCTCAGTAAATGGCGAAGTTCTTGGAAGCCAGAGGACAACATTTGTTAAACAGCTTAAACTGGGAAAG CTCCCCCAATGCCTCTGCATCCATTTACAAAGGCTGACGTGGTCCAACGAAGGCTCCCCCATCAAGAGACCGGAGCATGTGCAGTTTACAGAGTATCTCTCGATGGGCCGCTACAAACacaacgctcacacacacagaagtcAGCGGATCAAATGTGCTCTGAATCCCAAAAAGGCAGAAGGTTCAGATGATTCCACGGAAAAGCTCTCCGCTAACGGCACTG GAGCAGAGCATCCGGACAACAATAACAAACCTTTTTCCAACGGAACattttcctctgtgtttcttCAGTCTCCTGGCTTGAACCCACAGCACGGCTTCACAAATGACTTCAG TTCTACAGAGTACCTTTTCCAGCTCACGGCCGTGCTGGTGCACCACGGCGACATGCACTCGGGACACTTCGTGACGTACCGCCGCAGCCCCTGCTCGGCCCGCCCCTCCTCACCCTTCAGCTCCCAGTGGCTCTGGGTGTCCGACGACTCGGTTCGAAAAGCCAGCCTACAGGAGGTGCTGTCGTCCAACGCCTACATGCTCTTCTACGAGAGAGTCCGGAGGCTGAACCTCGCTCCGCGCTCGGAGGAGTAA
- the svopa gene encoding synaptic vesicle 2-related protein: MDDDLFQLRQLPVVRFRRTGESIRSEDDGENREQVIRIAEQIDLESVALTDGAPVPREFANPTDDTFMVEDAVEAIGFGTFQWKLSILTGLAWMADAMEMMILCILAPQLHCEWKLSSLQVALLTSAVFIGMMLSSSLWGNISDKYGRKTGLTLSVLWTMFYGVLSAFAPVYGWILVLRALVGFGIGGAPQSVTLYAEFLPMRSRATCILLIEIFWALGTVFEVLLAILVMPTLGWRWLLGLSTLPLFLFSILCCWLPESARYDMLTGNHEKALSTLKRIAAENGVPMPLGKLIAARQEERGKIQDLFSPHFRWTTILLWFIWFANAFSYYGLVLLTTELFQEGGVCGMTKRNKRELGCNLECKYLNSDDYKDLLWTTLSEFPGLLVTLWAIDRLGRRKTMALCFFVFSMCIIPLYGCVGRTSMTVLIFIARAFIAGGFQAAYVYTPEVYPTATRALGLGMSSGMARVGALITPFVAQVMLESSVHLALSVYCCCCLLAAIASCALPIETTGRGLQESTHREWGQEMVGQEMVDQEMVGRDMVGRAPSQSSGEHPPSSSGSQG, translated from the exons ATGGACGATGATCTGTTCCAACTGAGACAGCTGCC TGTTGTCCGCTTCCGTCGTACAGGTGAGAGCATACGCTCAGAGGATGATGGAGAGAACAGAGAACAGGTTATCAGGATCGCCGAGCAGATTGATCTGGAGTCTGTGGCTCTTACAGACGGAGCTCCGGTTCCTCGGGAGTTTGCCAATCCGACTGATG ACACATTCATGGTGGAGGATGCCGTAGAGGCCATCGGCTTTGGGACCTTTCAATGGAAGCTCTCCATCCTCACTGGTCTGGCCTGG ATGGCCGATGCCATGGAGATGATGATCCTCTGCATCTTAGCCCCTCAGCTCCACTGTGAATGGAAGCTGTCCAGCCTCCAGGTGGCACTTCTTACATCG GCAGTGTTTATTGGGATGATGCTCAGCTCCTCTCTTTGGGGAAACATATCTGACAAATACGGCAGAAAAACG GGTCTGACGCTGAGTGTGCTGTGGACCATGTTCTATGGCGTACTGAGTGCATTTGCACCGGTCTATGGCTGGATCCTCGTCCTCCGTGCACTCGTGGGCTTTGGCATCGGAGGAGCCCCACAGTC GGTGACACTGTATGCTGAGTTTCTGCCAATGAGGTCCAGAGCCACATGCATCTTGCTGATTGAG ATATTTTGGGCCCTGGGCACTGTGTTTGAGGTGCTCTTAGCCATCCTGGTGATGCCCACTCTGGGCTGGCGTTGGCTGCTCGGACTTTCGAcccttcctctcttcctctttTCCATCTTGTGTTGT TGGCTACCTGAGAGTGCTCGATACGACATGTTGACGGGGAATCATGAAAAAGCTCTGTCCACATTGAAGCGCATCGCTGCCGAGAACGGAGTACCGATGCCCCTGGGGAAACTCATCGCTGCAAGACAG GAGGAACGTGGAAAGATTCAAGACCTTTTTTCACCACACTTTCGCTGGACCACAATTCTGCTGTGGTTCATTTG GTTTGCGAATGCCTTTTCTTACTACGGGCTGGTGCTGCTCACTACAGAGCTGTTTCAGGAGGGAGGTGTATGCGGAA TGACCAAACGTAACAAGAGGGAGCTCGGATGCAACTTGGAGTGTAAATATCTGAACTCTGACGACTACAAAGACCTGCTGTGGACGACCTTATCTGAATTCCCAG GACTTCTAGTGACACTGTGGGCTATCGATCGATTAGGAAGGAGGAAGACCATGGCGTTGTGTTTCTTCGTCTTCTCTATGTGCATCATTCCACTCTATGGCTGTGTTGGAAG AACATCCATGACAGTTTTGATATTCATCGCCAGAGCTTTCATCGCAGGAGGATTTCAAGCTGCGTATGTGTACACTCCAGAG GTGTACCCAACAGCGACCAGGGCTTTAGGTCTGGGAATGAGCAGTGGGATGGCCAGAGTCGGTGCCCTCATTACACCTTTTGTTGCACAG GTAATGTTGGAGTCTTCAGTGCACCTGGCTCTGTCCgtgtactgctgctgctgcctgctCGCCGCCATCGCCTCCTGTGCACTGCCAATAGAGACCACAGGCCGCGGCTTACAGGAGTCCACTCACCGCGAGTGGGGCCAGGAGATGGTGGGCCAGGAGATGGTGGACCAGGAGATGGTGGGCCGGGATATGGTCGGCCGGGCCCCCTCCCAAAGCTCAGGGGAACACCCTCCTTCAAGCTCAGGCTCCCAAGGATGA
- the LOC139434463 gene encoding glutamyl-tRNA(Gln) amidotransferase subunit C, mitochondrial-like, with product MEPVHIPADLVGQLERLALVDFRSKQRLACLEEAIRFADQLHAVDTSGVEPMDSVLEDRSLNLREDAVTEGDCAEELLQLSKHTVEEYFVAPPAQIVQNISMRNDIKPDETVSHFRSRVEERERVPVSQQRLLHESREMNEGKLSDYNVRANSTIFLNLRLRGG from the exons ATGGAG CCTGTGCATATCCCTGCCGACCTGGTGGGCCAACTGGAGCGACTGGCGCTGGTGGATTTCCGCTCCAAACAGAGACTGGCCTGTTTGGAGGAAGCCATCAGATTTGCAGATCAGCTTCATGCTGTTGACACTTCAGGGGTGGAACCAATGGATTCAGTTCTGGAGGACAG GTCATTAAACCTTAGGGAGGATGCAGTGACAGAAGGGGACTGTGCTGAAGAACTGCTTCAGCTCTCCAAACACACTGTTGAAGAATATTTTGTGGCACCACCAG cacagattgttcagaacaTCAGTATGAGAAATGACATCAAACCGGATGAGACGGTGAGCCACTTCAGgagcagggtggaggagagagaGCGGGTCCCGGTGAGCCAGCAGAGGCTCCTCCACGAGAGCAGAGAGATGAACGAGGGGAAACTCTCTGACTACAACGTCCGAGCAAATAGCACCATCTTCCTGAACCTGCGGCTGAGAGGAGGCTGA
- the unga gene encoding uracil-DNA glycosylase, giving the protein MMASQRCRSKSPKIAPGAIKVSKKRISKDVNESEKDAKHPKKPKSSAAESEVSSPSPAPLSPDQLERIARNKRAAIEERTSAETPPGFGESWREGLSVEFEKPYFKNLMDFVSQERKSCTVYPPAEEVFTWTQMCDIRDVKVVILGQDPYHGPNQAHGLCFSVKKPERPPPSLENMYKELVTDIEGFQHPRHGDLTGWSEQGVLLLNAVLTVRASNANSHKGRGWETFTDAVVKWLSNNQQGLVFMLWGAYAQKKGAAIDGKRHLVLQEVHPSPLSARRGFFGCKHFSKANEYLVQSGKSPINWKSL; this is encoded by the exons ATGATG GCAAGTCAACGTTGTCGCAGTAAAAGTCCCAAGATAGCTCCTGGTGCAATCAAAG TCTCAAAAAAGAGGATTTCTAAGGACGTAAATGAATCCGAGAAGGATGCAAAACACCCG AAGAAGCCAAAGTCCTCGGCGGCGGAGTCGGAGGTTTCCAGCCCGTCTCCTGCTCCTCTGTCCCcggatcagctggagaggatcGCCCGCAACAAGAGAGCCGCAATAGAGGAAAGGACTTCCGCAGAAACACCTCCAGGGTTTGGGGAAAGCTGGAGAGAGGGACTGTCAGTAGAGTTTGAAAAGCCTTATTTTAAAAAC TTGATGGATTTTGTTTCTCAAGAGAGGAAGAGCTGCACTGTGTACCCTCCTGCTGAAGAAGTCTTCACCTGGACCCAGATGTGTGACATCCGAGAT GTCAAAGTGGTGATTCTTGGCCAGGATCCATACCATGGTCCTAACCAAGCCCATGGATTGTGCTTCAGTGTAAAAAAGCCAGAGCGTCCTCCACCCAG tTTGGAGAACATGTACAAAGAACTGGTGACGGACATTGAAGGCTTTCAGCACCCTCGACACGGAGATCTGACTGGATGGTCCGAACaag GTGTGTTGTTGCTCAATGCTGTGTTGACCGTCCGAGCGAGCAACGCCAACTCCCACAAAGGCAGAGGCTGGGAGACGTTCACTGACGCCGTCGTGAAGTGGCTCAGCAACAACCAGCAAGGCCTGGTGTTCATGCTTTGGGGAGCGTATGCTCAGAAGAAAGGAGCTGCCATTGATGGG AAACGCCACCTCGTCCTGCAGGAGGTGCATCCTTCCCCCCTGTCCGCTCGTAGAGGATTCTTCGGGTGCAAACATTTCTCCAAGGCCAACGAGTACCTGGTGCAATCGGGAAAGTCTCCCATAAACTGGAAGTCTCTTTGA
- the usp30 gene encoding ubiquitin carboxyl-terminal hydrolase 30 isoform X3 yields the protein MKQSTSASRYASSGTWPHKLEFRHESSRMLWCRPESSDKLVKEFLGSGQIVRNKMIKNWGIIGGVAAAVAAGVYVLWGPITDRRKRKRGMVPGLLNLGNTCFLNSLLQGLAACPSFIRWLETVIGLPPTQSCKDNQLSTTLLQLLNGLSRDEPGEEDILDAGCLLDVLRLYRWHISSFEEQDAHELFHVLTSSLDEERDRQPKIVPLFDMQSLESIPDQDEKTMTCRSRGPLHPIPSPWKSQNPFHGCLTSNMSCKRCEQQSPVRYDSFESLSLSIPLPQWGRPVSLDQCLQHFISSETIKEVDCENCTKLQQGTSVNGEVLGSQRTTFVKQLKLGKLPQCLCIHLQRLTWSNEGSPIKRPEHVQFTEYLSMGRYKHNAHTHRSQRIKCALNPKKAEGSDDSTEKLSANGTGAEHPDNNNKPFSNGTFSSVFLQSPGLNPQHGFTNDFR from the exons ATGAAACAATCCACCTCAGCATCTCGGTACGCTTCTTCAGGG ACATGGCCCCACAAACTGGAGTTCCGCCATGAAAGCAGCAGGATGTTGTGGTGCAGACCTGAAAGCTCTGATAAGCTTGTGAAGGAGTTTCTTGGCTCTGGACAAATCGTCAG AAACAAAATGATAAAGAACTGGGGTATCATCGGGGGGGTAGCTGCTGCGGTTGCAGCTGGAGTCTATGTGTTGTGGGGCCCAATTACAGATAgaaggaagagaaagagag GTATGGTTCCTGGTTTGTTGAACTTAGGCAACACCTGCTTCCTGAACTCTTTGCTTCAGGGTTTGGCAGCATGTCCGTCTTTCATCCGGTGGCTGGAGACGGTAATAGGATTGCCTCCAACCCAGTCCTGCAAAGACAATCAGCTGTCCACGACACTGCTCCAGCTACTCAATG GTCTGTCCAGAGACGAGCCGGGGGAGGAAGATATTCTCGATGCCGGGTGCCTCCTGGATGTTCTCCGACTGTACCGCTGGCACATCAGTTCCTTTGAAGAGCAG GATGCACATGAGCTCTTTCATGTTCTTACGTCTTCTCTGGATGAGGAGCGGGATCGGCAGCCGAAAATCGTTCCCTTGTTTGACATGCAGTCCCTCGAG AGCATTCCTGATCAAGATGAGAAAACTATGACCTGCAGAAGTCGAG GCCCTCTGCATCCGATACCAAGTCCTTGGAAGTCTCAGAATCCTTTTCATGGTTGTTTAACAAGCAATATGTCATGCAAGCGCTGCGAACAACAA AGTCCGGTGCGGTACGACTCATTTGAGAGCCTTTCCCTGTCCATCCCTTTACCTCAGTGG GGTCGACCTGTCTCTCTAGATCAGTGTCTTCAACATTTTATTTCTTCGGAAACCATCAAAGAAGTGGATTGTGAAAACTGCACCAAG CTTCAACAAGGGACCTCAGTAAATGGCGAAGTTCTTGGAAGCCAGAGGACAACATTTGTTAAACAGCTTAAACTGGGAAAG CTCCCCCAATGCCTCTGCATCCATTTACAAAGGCTGACGTGGTCCAACGAAGGCTCCCCCATCAAGAGACCGGAGCATGTGCAGTTTACAGAGTATCTCTCGATGGGCCGCTACAAACacaacgctcacacacacagaagtcAGCGGATCAAATGTGCTCTGAATCCCAAAAAGGCAGAAGGTTCAGATGATTCCACGGAAAAGCTCTCCGCTAACGGCACTG GAGCAGAGCATCCGGACAACAATAACAAACCTTTTTCCAACGGAACattttcctctgtgtttcttCAGTCTCCTGGCTTGAACCCACAGCACGGCTTCACAAATGACTTCAG ATAA